In a single window of the Bacillus mycoides genome:
- the resB gene encoding cytochrome c biogenesis protein ResB, whose amino-acid sequence MKEIKCECGHVNPIGTIFCEACGKPFESNENIKLLDMRYEGSARRSLTHTKTIVDKIWSFFSSVKVGVWLIVITLASSAIGTIFPQEMYITPGIEPAEYYKTEYGFLGQLYYQLGFNNLYGSWWYMILIASIGISLVICSLDRVIPLYKALKKQGVKRHPSFLKRQRVHGTGTPHEGDLERVQINLKKRNYKVKVEDGNVLAEKGRFSRWGPYVNHIGLIIFLFGAMLRFLPSMYVDEALWLRDGETKEIPGTDGQYYLKNEKFIKEVYDKSKDKEVFDEAIDRVGDKMIAKNFQTNAVLYKAVGENIAGQKPKLEKVKEAEIRVNEPLKFDQFAVYQVDYKESEFKSMSFHLQNKENNQKLGPIKVDLANPTEKYDLGNGYSLELLSYFPDFYFDENGRPNTKTKLPNNPAFVFKMFTPETPDGEVSFVGIQQNIEPDGNNKYKMSFAGVEMQNATALTVRKDLTLWILGIGGFIFMVGVIQGMYWNHRRIWIQRVNDEWWVAGHTNKNWFGLKKDIERVLEGTAIPQPHDKMNEKN is encoded by the coding sequence TTGAAAGAAATTAAGTGTGAATGTGGACATGTTAATCCGATAGGAACCATTTTTTGTGAAGCATGTGGGAAACCATTTGAAAGTAATGAAAATATAAAATTATTGGATATGAGATATGAGGGGAGTGCTCGGAGATCTCTCACACATACAAAAACGATAGTCGATAAAATTTGGAGTTTTTTCTCTTCTGTAAAAGTAGGTGTATGGTTAATCGTAATAACTTTAGCTTCATCGGCAATAGGAACTATCTTTCCCCAAGAAATGTACATAACTCCAGGAATCGAACCAGCTGAATATTATAAGACCGAGTATGGATTTTTAGGACAATTATACTATCAATTAGGATTTAATAATTTATATGGATCATGGTGGTACATGATTTTAATTGCTTCCATTGGTATTTCACTTGTTATATGTAGTTTAGACCGTGTCATTCCTCTTTATAAAGCTTTAAAAAAACAAGGGGTGAAAAGACACCCAAGTTTTTTGAAAAGACAGAGAGTGCACGGGACTGGTACGCCGCATGAAGGTGACTTAGAACGAGTTCAAATTAATTTAAAGAAACGTAATTATAAGGTGAAAGTGGAAGACGGGAACGTTTTAGCGGAAAAGGGACGTTTTTCACGCTGGGGTCCATATGTAAACCATATTGGTCTTATTATCTTTCTATTCGGTGCAATGCTACGTTTTTTACCGAGTATGTATGTAGATGAAGCACTTTGGTTACGTGACGGTGAAACGAAAGAAATACCAGGAACAGATGGTCAATACTATTTGAAAAACGAAAAGTTTATCAAGGAAGTTTATGATAAGAGTAAGGATAAAGAAGTTTTTGATGAAGCAATTGATCGTGTTGGTGATAAAATGATTGCGAAAAACTTCCAAACAAATGCTGTATTATATAAAGCGGTAGGAGAAAATATAGCGGGTCAAAAACCAAAATTAGAAAAGGTAAAAGAAGCTGAAATTCGAGTGAATGAGCCACTGAAATTTGATCAATTTGCTGTTTATCAAGTGGATTACAAAGAAAGTGAATTTAAAAGCATGTCTTTCCATTTGCAAAACAAAGAAAATAATCAAAAGTTGGGACCGATTAAAGTAGATTTAGCGAATCCTACAGAAAAATATGATTTAGGAAATGGGTATTCTCTAGAACTATTAAGCTATTTTCCTGATTTTTATTTTGATGAGAATGGAAGGCCGAATACGAAAACAAAATTACCGAATAATCCTGCATTCGTCTTTAAAATGTTTACCCCGGAAACACCAGATGGTGAAGTTAGTTTCGTCGGTATTCAGCAAAACATAGAGCCTGACGGGAATAATAAATATAAAATGTCATTTGCAGGTGTGGAAATGCAAAATGCAACAGCTCTTACGGTAAGAAAAGATTTGACGCTTTGGATTCTCGGTATTGGAGGATTTATATTTATGGTAGGTGTGATTCAAGGTATGTATTGGAACCATCGCCGTATTTGGATACAACGTGTTAATGATGAATGGTGGGTTGCAGGCCATACGAATAAAAATTGGTTCGGCTTAAAGAAAGATATTGAAAGAGTACTAGAAGGAACAGCGATTCCACAACCACACGATAAAATGAATGAAAAAAATTAG
- the resA gene encoding thiol-disulfide oxidoreductase ResA: MKKNRLLFRVIILLILSGAVGFTLYQGFFTDKEKMQIGKEAPNFVVTDLEGKNIELKDLKGKGVFLNFWGTWCKPCEKEMPYMNELYPKYKEKGVEIIALDADETDIAVKNFVKQYDLKFPVAIDKGQKIIGTYGVGPLPTTFLIDKEGKVVEQIIGEQTKEQLEEYLKKITP, from the coding sequence ATGAAAAAAAATCGCTTATTATTTCGTGTTATCATTTTGCTCATTTTAAGCGGTGCGGTAGGGTTTACGCTATATCAAGGATTTTTTACTGATAAAGAGAAAATGCAAATTGGAAAAGAAGCACCTAACTTTGTTGTAACTGATTTAGAAGGAAAGAATATTGAATTAAAAGATTTAAAGGGAAAAGGTGTATTTTTAAATTTTTGGGGAACTTGGTGTAAACCTTGTGAAAAAGAAATGCCTTATATGAATGAGTTATATCCGAAATATAAAGAAAAAGGCGTTGAAATTATTGCCTTAGATGCAGATGAAACGGATATCGCAGTGAAGAACTTTGTGAAACAATATGATTTGAAATTCCCAGTTGCAATTGATAAAGGGCAAAAGATCATAGGTACATATGGAGTGGGACCATTACCAACAACCTTTTTAATTGATAAAGAAGGCAAAGTAGTAGAGCAAATTATAGGTGAGCAAACGAAGGAACAATTGGAAGAATACTTAAAGAAAATCACTCCATAA
- the rluB gene encoding 23S rRNA pseudouridine(2605) synthase RluB — protein MERLQKVIAQAGIASRRKAEELIQQGKVKVNGKIVKELGTKVTPQDKVEVNNIPLEKEEPVYFLLYKPTGVISSVSDDKGRNVVTDFFPEIRQRLFPIGRLDYDTSGVLLMTNDGEFANVLMHPRYKIEKTYVAKIKGPLTGEKIRMLERGVALEDGKTAPAQAKIISWDKRKEMAIVQLTIHEGRNRQVRRMFEALDCKVMKLKRERYAFLEVGSLRPGDARELTPHEVKQLRALASTKPR, from the coding sequence ATGGAACGATTACAAAAAGTGATTGCGCAAGCAGGTATTGCATCGAGAAGAAAGGCTGAGGAATTAATTCAGCAAGGGAAAGTGAAAGTTAATGGGAAAATAGTGAAGGAGTTAGGAACAAAAGTAACTCCTCAAGATAAAGTGGAAGTAAATAACATCCCTCTTGAAAAAGAAGAACCTGTTTATTTTTTACTATATAAACCAACTGGTGTAATTTCAAGTGTATCAGATGATAAAGGAAGAAATGTTGTAACAGACTTTTTCCCTGAAATTAGACAACGTTTATTCCCAATCGGACGCTTAGATTATGATACGTCTGGCGTATTATTGATGACAAATGATGGTGAATTTGCAAATGTATTAATGCATCCGAGATATAAAATTGAAAAAACGTATGTTGCGAAAATTAAAGGGCCATTAACAGGTGAGAAAATTCGTATGTTAGAACGAGGTGTTGCATTAGAAGATGGGAAAACAGCACCAGCACAAGCGAAAATTATTTCTTGGGACAAGCGTAAAGAGATGGCAATTGTACAATTAACGATTCATGAAGGACGTAACCGTCAAGTACGCCGCATGTTTGAAGCGTTAGATTGTAAAGTAATGAAATTAAAACGTGAACGGTATGCCTTTTTAGAAGTGGGTAGCTTGCGTCCTGGCGATGCAAGAGAATTGACACCACATGAGGTGAAACAATTACGTGCATTGGCTTCTACAAAGCCTCGCTAA
- the spmB gene encoding spore maturation protein SpmB, translated as MSIVNTISLWVIPCVIGFILLYGTIKKVPTYESFVEGGKEGIQIAVSILPFMVGMLVSISIFRASGALDAMISVMKPMLDFIHVPAEIVPLALIRPISGSAGLSITTDLIATYGPDSFIGRLASTMQGSTDTTFYILTVYFGAVGIRKMGDALKVGLFADLIGIICSIVFVSLLFR; from the coding sequence ATGAGTATTGTAAATACAATTTCATTATGGGTAATTCCTTGTGTAATTGGTTTTATCCTTTTGTATGGCACGATAAAGAAAGTTCCAACGTACGAATCGTTCGTTGAGGGCGGAAAAGAAGGGATTCAAATTGCGGTTTCCATTTTGCCGTTTATGGTTGGAATGCTTGTATCTATTTCTATTTTCCGGGCATCAGGTGCTTTAGATGCGATGATATCGGTAATGAAGCCGATGTTAGACTTTATTCATGTACCAGCCGAAATCGTTCCACTTGCACTTATACGTCCGATTTCGGGATCTGCTGGTTTAAGTATTACGACCGACTTAATCGCTACATATGGGCCAGACTCGTTTATTGGTAGGTTAGCTTCAACGATGCAAGGTAGCACAGATACGACTTTTTATATATTAACAGTATACTTTGGGGCTGTCGGTATTAGAAAAATGGGAGATGCATTAAAGGTAGGACTTTTTGCAGATTTAATCGGAATTATTTGTTCAATTGTGTTTGTTTCCCTATTGTTTCGGTAA
- the spmA gene encoding spore maturation protein SpmA, producing MVNLVWAAMAVIGIVYAMINGTMEEVTKAVFEGSKDAVTICIGLISVLVFWLGLMKIAEEAGLLKKLVSLFMPIVKRLFPEIPKDHPSMGFILSNMMANFFGLGNAATPLGIKAMEQLKELNGGKDSASRSMVTFLALNTSAITLIPTTVISIRMTYESANPTEIVGVTFIAQVLSMIGAIWIDRYFYRRRSRKGRKK from the coding sequence ATGGTTAATCTCGTATGGGCAGCGATGGCAGTTATAGGGATTGTGTATGCCATGATAAATGGAACGATGGAAGAAGTGACCAAAGCAGTGTTTGAAGGGTCAAAAGATGCTGTAACGATTTGTATTGGACTTATTAGTGTTTTAGTATTTTGGCTCGGTTTAATGAAAATTGCTGAGGAAGCTGGATTGTTAAAGAAGTTAGTATCACTTTTTATGCCGATAGTAAAAAGATTATTTCCAGAAATACCGAAGGATCACCCGTCAATGGGATTCATTTTATCAAATATGATGGCGAACTTTTTTGGGTTAGGTAATGCAGCAACACCTTTAGGTATTAAAGCAATGGAACAACTGAAAGAGTTAAATGGTGGAAAGGATTCAGCAAGTCGTTCTATGGTGACGTTTCTAGCATTAAATACTTCAGCGATTACATTAATTCCGACTACTGTCATTTCGATTCGAATGACTTATGAATCAGCAAACCCTACTGAAATCGTTGGCGTAACATTTATAGCACAAGTGTTATCGATGATTGGAGCGATTTGGATTGACCGCTATTTTTACCGGAGAAGGAGTAGAAAGGGGCGGAAAAAATGA
- a CDS encoding D-alanyl-D-alanine carboxypeptidase family protein, translated as MRRICIIITLIIMYASVMPIPAYAKMNGGVSARNAVLMEQQSGRVLYGKLEHEPQKIASITKIMTALLAAESGKMKELVSVSNEAVRVEGSAIYLKPGQKVKLEDLVYGLMLRSGNDAAQVIAENVGGSIEGFVYLMNEKAKEIGMKDTHFSNPHGLDGDGSHYSSAYDMALLTKYAMGNETFKKIFGTKTYKSDSWDYPWKNKHKLVTSYYEFATGGKTGFTKKAGRTLVTTASKDGLDLIVVTLSASSDWDDHMNLFDKGFERYKQAKVLGQGALAEINEKKYANHVYTKNSFSVPLTEEERKSVLLKVELDKSAKLTDGVKIGKTEIYVGNEKVGERNLFYSKRKLVATTGMYWNNVKEIFSYMIGVGIDG; from the coding sequence ATGAGACGAATTTGTATAATAATTACGCTAATTATAATGTACGCAAGCGTTATGCCAATTCCTGCATATGCAAAAATGAACGGTGGTGTCAGTGCTCGTAACGCAGTCTTAATGGAACAACAATCCGGTCGTGTGCTATATGGGAAATTAGAACATGAGCCACAAAAAATTGCTAGTATAACAAAAATTATGACAGCATTGTTAGCTGCTGAATCAGGAAAAATGAAAGAATTAGTATCGGTTAGTAATGAAGCGGTACGAGTAGAAGGATCGGCAATTTATTTAAAACCTGGACAAAAAGTTAAGTTAGAAGATTTAGTTTACGGATTAATGCTTAGATCTGGTAATGATGCAGCACAAGTAATTGCTGAAAATGTGGGAGGGAGTATAGAAGGATTTGTATATTTAATGAATGAAAAGGCGAAAGAAATCGGAATGAAAGATACGCATTTCTCAAACCCGCATGGCTTGGATGGGGATGGATCGCATTATTCGTCGGCTTATGACATGGCATTATTAACGAAATATGCAATGGGGAACGAGACCTTTAAGAAAATTTTTGGAACAAAAACGTATAAATCAGATTCTTGGGATTATCCGTGGAAAAATAAACATAAGCTTGTGACATCTTATTATGAATTTGCAACAGGGGGAAAGACAGGTTTTACGAAGAAAGCAGGACGGACGCTTGTCACAACAGCTTCAAAAGATGGACTAGATTTAATTGTCGTAACTTTGAGTGCTTCTAGTGACTGGGATGATCATATGAATTTGTTTGATAAAGGCTTTGAACGCTATAAGCAAGCGAAAGTTTTAGGACAAGGCGCACTCGCTGAAATAAATGAAAAGAAATATGCCAATCATGTTTATACGAAAAATAGTTTTTCTGTACCTTTAACTGAAGAGGAAAGAAAGAGCGTGTTATTGAAAGTTGAGCTCGATAAAAGTGCAAAACTTACGGATGGAGTAAAGATTGGGAAGACAGAAATTTATGTAGGGAACGAGAAAGTTGGAGAACGAAATTTGTTTTACAGTAAACGAAAGTTAGTAGCTACAACGGGAATGTATTGGAATAACGTAAAAGAAATATTCTCTTACATGATAGGTGTTGGGATAGATGGTTAA
- a CDS encoding superoxide dismutase: MSQQGVFTDYFHEVESWCESVLQVLDSRAMEVYDVHMLAYKIQTLLERMKEHEYDTDAEFMYEISEDVEHIQHHLQEVFMQEGEEYELCERGDSERAVPIGGHTLPPLPYPYNALEPYISREIMMLHHDKHHRSYVEGLNKAEKMMEEARKTNQFDLIKHWEREAAFHGSGHYLHTIFWNNMKKDGGGGPRGALSQEIEKDFGSYLRFQKHFTEAASKVEGSGWAILVWVPRSGRLEILQSTLHQLFTQWDTIPLLVLDVWEHAYYLQYQNRKDEYIKNWWNVVNWPDVEKRFETAKQIEWTPY, translated from the coding sequence ATGAGTCAGCAAGGTGTATTTACAGATTACTTTCATGAAGTAGAAAGCTGGTGTGAAAGTGTTCTTCAAGTATTAGATAGCCGTGCAATGGAAGTGTATGATGTCCATATGCTTGCTTATAAAATTCAAACGTTATTAGAGCGTATGAAAGAGCATGAATACGACACAGATGCCGAGTTTATGTATGAAATAAGTGAGGATGTAGAACATATTCAACACCATTTACAGGAAGTATTTATGCAAGAAGGAGAGGAATATGAACTATGTGAAAGAGGGGATAGCGAACGAGCTGTTCCGATTGGGGGGCATACCCTTCCGCCATTACCTTATCCATATAATGCGCTAGAACCGTACATTTCACGAGAAATTATGATGTTACACCATGATAAACACCATCGTAGTTACGTGGAAGGATTAAATAAAGCAGAGAAGATGATGGAAGAAGCGAGAAAAACAAATCAATTTGATTTAATTAAGCATTGGGAAAGAGAAGCGGCTTTTCATGGATCAGGTCATTACTTACACACGATATTTTGGAATAATATGAAAAAAGATGGGGGCGGGGGTCCACGAGGGGCATTATCACAAGAAATTGAGAAGGATTTTGGGAGTTACTTACGTTTCCAAAAACATTTTACAGAGGCGGCCTCGAAAGTTGAGGGGTCTGGATGGGCAATCCTTGTATGGGTGCCTCGGTCCGGAAGGTTAGAAATTTTGCAGAGTACACTTCATCAATTGTTTACACAATGGGATACGATACCGCTCCTTGTACTAGATGTATGGGAACATGCGTATTATTTACAATACCAAAATCGAAAAGATGAATATATTAAAAACTGGTGGAATGTTGTAAATTGGCCTGATGTAGAAAAAAGATTTGAAACTGCGAAACAAATTGAATGGACACCGTATTAG
- a CDS encoding YpuI family protein, translating to MSNLMVENQTEQVSIFLEDVISLITNYVNYHTLPSLLEETPTGNEQYYKGILASIRRLLVFCEEGLDACFVLLNSQPFRKTAAETVLYKIYHQVIAEFFSPKNDHWYENSRSAYTGKNSIVFQQTPPGSIERMMKDLEGKFQLMREELEYYETDYQTKMLHKY from the coding sequence ATGTCTAATTTGATGGTTGAAAATCAAACAGAACAAGTTTCTATATTTTTAGAAGATGTAATTTCCTTGATAACTAATTATGTAAATTATCATACGTTACCTTCTTTATTGGAGGAGACACCAACAGGAAACGAGCAATATTATAAAGGTATATTAGCATCAATAAGAAGACTTCTTGTTTTTTGTGAAGAAGGACTTGATGCATGTTTTGTTTTGTTGAATAGCCAACCATTTCGAAAGACCGCAGCTGAAACAGTTTTATATAAGATTTACCATCAAGTAATTGCAGAGTTTTTTTCGCCAAAGAATGATCATTGGTATGAAAATAGTCGTTCTGCTTATACAGGGAAAAATTCTATTGTTTTTCAGCAAACCCCCCCTGGGTCTATAGAACGAATGATGAAGGATTTAGAAGGGAAATTTCAATTGATGCGTGAAGAACTAGAATATTATGAGACAGATTACCAAACAAAAATGTTGCACAAATATTAA